In Aethina tumida isolate Nest 87 chromosome 2, icAetTumi1.1, whole genome shotgun sequence, the DNA window TTCCCCTctttacatatttcatattcttattttaaacgaACCAACTTAAAGCTCTGAGTATTCTGATATGTGTCTGTTTTAATGTGACTTTTCAGTGTAAAATGGTTATGAGAACAAGAAATTCAAGTCCacaccaaaattttaataaaagaaaaaaataatacgcaacaatatatacaaaataatggagatttcacaattaatattatacatagaTAATTTTCACAAACTTATATTACTATAGTTAAAAACGATCACTACTTGAAAAAGCTGAAGACCCTGTCATTCTATGATTGATGtaattccattttattttttcatgtttCAGCCTTTCGGTGCAGTTTTTTTTGAGCAAGTTGAGGCATTCAACACCAAACAGTTTTTCGAAATGTTCAACAATAAACGTACACAATTCATCAGTTACTTTCCTccgtttttattttgaattcacAGATAATATTATTGCTAGAAACAAATCGGTGCTGTTTATCGTCGAACGGTTTccctgttttaatttttatttttctatggcAATCACAATTGGTTTGTAGGAAAAACACGACGTATTCGAATTCGATCACTGCAAAGCGTCGTCCGATTTCGGAATGTCGAAAATTTCGGCGAATAGCGGCGGCAACGTCAACTTCGTCCAGTTCATCCTGAACCAGTCGAGATGGGCGGAGTGTTTGGCGCCCAAATTCCTCAATTCCGGTAGTTTTATTAGAAGGGATGAGAAGATTTGCGGCTCGTTTGCATGATTTCTGCCaacctgaaattaattaattgtttaaattaaacagttttttattagtgTTGTTGATGTCTTACTTGCACTTTTAAAGCTTCGATTAGTTTGTCCTGGTGATGCTCGATAGATTTAACGTCCGTAATTCCGGGCCGATCCGCCGTTAGAAGCACCACCGCCGAAAACAAGCCCACTTCTGTGTCGTTCAACGACAGAGCGTTGAAGGTGTTAGCGAAATGCACCAAAGACGTCGTAAAATCGACctgaaaaaataagaatttgtaaataaatatataaaatataagatggGTGAGGTGGGAGACACTTACGTCGTACATGGTCTCGATTTGGTGTCGCGTGACGGCGGACCCGTCGTCGAACATCAGGGACGTCGCGGAAACGAGTCGCGCGACGTGCGTCagccaaatttcaaaaaatccgATCTTTATCAATATCAGTTGATCGTCCTGGCACAGTTCGCAGAAACCGGGGACGCGTTTCGCGAACTCCACCACCCTCTGCACGCTGGGCGTGATGTTCGCCGCGAACTGTTGCCACAACCAGCATCGTTCGGTTTCCAAAGACTCCGCCGTCGAGGTGGCCACCTCGCTCCCTTGCGGACTGCTCGGCGGCAACACGATCGGTTTCCGCACCAAGTTGCGAGTGTTTTCCTCGGTGTAGGGACAGTTGGCGTGGTGGGCTTGGGACACGGTCAGGATGACGTCGTAAACTGCCAGCTGTTTTGATTCGGCGTCGCTCTGGTCAGCGTCCGACGTCGTCACCCTCGACACGGGTTCCTCCGTGCTCCGTTCTCGTGACCGTTTCGGCACTCTGCCATACCGTACGGCTGCAACATTGTATAGACATATGTATAAAAAGTACAGTGGACTCTCGTTAATTCGAAACTCGGGGGACTCTTGAAATATTACGAATTATCAGatgtttgaaatatcaaatggttcgaaaatttttgaaagaaaagatataaattttccaattattgACTAttgataatcaattattatttattaattgctaTTCTTTAAGTATGACATAACAGGTACATATATACATGAACATATTCAtaatgtgaattaattaatcttatatTGGTTTGCTTCAAAGCACATTATTGCTGCTCAGACTtctcaataacttttttaagagAAAAAGTGCCTAAAATGCTTTTTgatcattttcattttgtagACAGAAGCTTCGTAAGGTGTCGAATGAGGCTCTTGTTTCCTTAACTGACACCTCTGTCAAAGGTTCTGATGTATCGTCCTCATCTTCATCGatgtttttttcatttgtatctGTAGCAGAGATAATTTCGCCATCGGTTAGTGAACCTGACAGCAACATCTTCATTCACTTGTACAAACACTCACACCACTGATGTCAACTAGTGGATCT includes these proteins:
- the LOC109594040 gene encoding ecdysone-induced protein 78C isoform X2, whose protein sequence is MEATSSTPSPKGDPDTTFTSGKQELTNSNPGSPLEASSPGSITLKNNKEQHYVAADSNSSSTTKSFVPCKVCGDKASGYHYGVTSCEGCKGFFRRSIQKQIEYRCLRDGKCLVIRLNRNRCQYCRFKKCLAVGMSRDSVRYGRVPKRSRERSTEEPVSRVTTSDADQSDAESKQLAVYDVILTVSQAHHANCPYTEENTRNLVRKPIVLPPSSPQGSEVATSTAESLETERCWLWQQFAANITPSVQRVVEFAKRVPGFCELCQDDQLILIKIGFFEIWLTHVARLVSATSLMFDDGSAVTRHQIETMYDVDFTTSLVHFANTFNALSLNDTEVGLFSAVVLLTADRPGITDVKSIEHHQDKLIEALKVQVGRNHANEPQIFSSLLIKLPELRNLGAKHSAHLDWFRMNWTKLTLPPLFAEIFDIPKSDDALQ
- the LOC109594040 gene encoding ecdysone-induced protein 78C isoform X1; the encoded protein is MDVFKIDQSLGGSVGRALSPSPSPDKEVSVSFDAGSEFNLCFFDAAPEDSAQGFSDPGSVGSTSASSPPPPPLSLQPPLPQPQSQHHATLHVPLPGTSTPANNPGLLSPPATNNSSAIHVKQEQHYVAADSNSSSTTKSFVPCKVCGDKASGYHYGVTSCEGCKGFFRRSIQKQIEYRCLRDGKCLVIRLNRNRCQYCRFKKCLAVGMSRDSVRYGRVPKRSRERSTEEPVSRVTTSDADQSDAESKQLAVYDVILTVSQAHHANCPYTEENTRNLVRKPIVLPPSSPQGSEVATSTAESLETERCWLWQQFAANITPSVQRVVEFAKRVPGFCELCQDDQLILIKIGFFEIWLTHVARLVSATSLMFDDGSAVTRHQIETMYDVDFTTSLVHFANTFNALSLNDTEVGLFSAVVLLTADRPGITDVKSIEHHQDKLIEALKVQVGRNHANEPQIFSSLLIKLPELRNLGAKHSAHLDWFRMNWTKLTLPPLFAEIFDIPKSDDALQ